The window aaacataaaaaatacacttCACGAAACTAAAAGCGCGATAATTTTTTCTTCGTAAAAAGTATAGAATATTTGGAGGCGAGTAACTTTGTTATCCTTCTCCTTTTTGGACTCTCATCTTTTAAAGGACCCCGCacacaatacattgatttttggtttctgttaaaattttttgaaaactatggattATGGTAGTTTCGGttattctgatcaaaagtttttatgaacTCAACCCTCAAAAATCCTTCCTTTTCGAGCTACGACGCTTCGAAAGTTATGCCTACTTGGGGCTGGAGCTCGGAAGGGAAGGGTTTTGAAGGTTGAATCCATaaaaacttttgatcagcataaTCGACTAATTTGAAGGGCCGTAGCTAGAAAGGTAAGAGTTTTTGAGGGTTGAGTCCATTGGAATCAATGTATTGTGTGCGGGGTCCTTTCTTACTGTCATGACAACATTTCGAGTCTTACAGTAAATTGAAGCTCAGTTTTTATCCCTTAACCATAGAAGAGCCCAAACGGATCACGAATAACAGAGTTAAATACCtgcaaatattgtgtatttttaacgaaGCAAACAAAGCTTCTCGCTTTTTTTTAAGCGTACTTCATGAACTTGTCTAAATACTAAATCTCGTTTAGATTATTTTCATCACATTGCTgccatgttttattaattaaagggTAGTATTGCCCTAATAATATTGAAGCTCTTTCAAAAagaaatcatattatttttgactGGACAATATGGCAGAAAATTAAAACGTTGTTTTAACTATCAATAAAAGCCGATTCCATGATAGAAAATTCAACAAATACTCTAcagttttagcaaaaaaatttatcgatgaATAATTGAAAACTTCGAATAAACTGTGATTAAAACTTAACATAAACAAAATAGCCTctcaaaatatccaaaatttgtcCGTATGGCCCACAATaaaaagcaccctgtatatGCAGGGTGCTTTCATCCAAAGTTACGAATAGTGATCGATTTGATTCTTCCATGGTAATACTTGATTGGATCGAATTTCCCGTTAAATAATCTCTTGTGACCTTTCTGATTTCATGtctgataaatatttttcaattattcacaattttcatagagctcttttcaaatataacgaacctcaaaaATTGACACGTTTGAATTTGTTCTAAAAAATGCGCTGaagtgaaagaaaattttgccgAAAAATCACAGTGGACATTTTTccagaaattttgaatttaataagaaatttccCAATtcttaaaacatataatttataaggtTCATTTCCAAGGTTCAAAAAGAGCTCCACATTCGAATTCACAGAcccataacaaaaattttagattacatgaaaaaaaaaacacaaactttctaaaaataaaatttttacttatctaTGTTTTACAACAATtagaaaaggaaaattttgggaaaaacaATTTCGTTGCATCTTCGCGCGCGCATTTTTTTCatgcaatcaaaatatttttatgttctcTGTAAGGGAAAGAAagattgccaaaaaaaaaaattaagacacAAAAATGAGATaacatgcaaaaatttttataaaaaaaaatccaacaaaGAACATGCACAAATGTGAggagttaataaaatttttgtagcaACGAAATTGTTAAACATTCTACGATCCAAAATATGTAAGCGTAGATCCCCCCGCTCTCTCCATCACTAGACAGCCAATCCGACATATCATATTTTGATGTTTACTTTAGCTAGACAAATTTGGTCGTTTAAGAAGGACTTtctcatttgaaattttacaaaaattcatagAAACGCTCAACTAAAATCTTATAAAGAAATTCGAAGTAGAAAAAAGTACGTATAAACGGAATCTGAATCGAAGCCTCGTTTTCCAAATTAGTACAACGTTTTGCTCGTAGCCTACGTGACcgatttttaaaaagcaaaaggTTTTCGAttcgtttataataaaaactagacaATCAACCTCtaaaaagttcgaaaactatCGATCCTTTGTTTGTACGGGGGCAAATTCACCCCAAAAATAgattgtattttgaaatttttagacaCACTTgtataaaacttttctaaatgAGAAAGTCGCCTTAATAAATCGAAGCTGTTTAGTGAACGAGGCTCAAAAATAAGAAACTCGGGGGAGGGGTGTAATACTTAAATGATCCCCCTTTCAGCATTTGTACAATTAGTCTTCTAGAATTCTCAATTTTTACCATGTTTTCTAAGAGCTTGTACGACTAAAATATTTCGATTGATTTCCATTAGAATTAAAGACAGATCGGATAAAAAATCTACACATACACAAAGTTCTTAAAGTAAATATATTCTCGTCCAAATAAAATACgacatattaatataaattagcatatacagggtgttctgtgaTTCGATGGCTatagtttaaaagttttagtCAAATTTAATAGTGCACATAACTCCTTAACTgttgggttttggacaaaagtatatagGGCACTTTCGACTTCAAATTATcaaaagaatacgctcttaaacTATGGCCATCGAGTtacagaacaccttgtataagtATCGCATTTTTTTTAACGCAAAAAATACATTCTTAAGTTTGACTTtgacacttttcaaaaaagcttATCCCAAATTTATCTGAATTGTACAAACCCTGAGTTTCTCTAACAAAATCATTATGCAGGAAAATCTAAATCAAAAAGATGATAAATAAAACGAAAACCTACTTTTCTGATTTAGGTTTgcctcaaaaaattaaaaacgattagcaaaacaaacaaaaaaaaaagttggaaaaacacaacggaaaatcaaaaaaagtaatagcacaaaaaaacaaaagagtgaTAAGTCTACTACATGACATCTACAAACATTTCGCAAGGGTTACCCATTGCTAATTTAAAACTGTGACGGCTACCATTTATATCTTGAGATTGTTGATTTTTCTGATGATTTTTATCTTGTCCGCTTGTAAGCATATGACCGCCCCCGATTAGACCTCCACCTTTTAAGACATAACACAAATGAACATTGATCAAACATTTattccttaaattaaaaaaaaaaaaaaaaaaaaaacgcatagCAATTCAATCATACTTTAAACCACCAAAATTTTTACACCagcaaaaatatttggtaatttattcgttcataacatttttgtttcgtaaaattcaaattgatggGTGCGTTCAATCGATACGAGTGCTCGGTAAAGAAACTTAATGTTCTCCGGACAATGGCGACCTCATatacaaacttattttttttctttccaaaCGCTCGTAACGatcaaaatcaatcaataagTTTAATCGATTTTGGATTTAAGAAAGTTCGCCACagacttatattaaaaatagaccGGTAATGTGATATTTCTGTCTTAAAATAGCTCGGTTTGTTTCCGAAAGCTCGTAACGATCAAACGCAACCAGTAAATTGAATCGATACTGGATTAAAAAAGTACGCTACAGACTTATATTAAAGATAGATCGCTAATGTTATATTTATGTACGAAGATAGCTTAGTTTGTTTTCTAAACACTGGTAACGATCCAGCGCAACCGAATCGATATTGGATCAAAGAAAGTAAGCCATAGATTTATATTAAAGATAACAATCACAGAATCATCTTTAATATATGAGGGAGAGTGGTTGGGGCTGAACACTATACGATAATAAGGCCCCTATgacaatgaaaaaaatgtaaatattagcAAATCCTTTTGTGGAACTTTTAATCCGTGGGTGCGACCAATCTTCAAACCACGGTGACCTCTTTTTGATAAATCCAATGGTCAACAATATTTAATCTTGGGTTGGGGTTTAAGAGTTTCCTGGATCGCGGGACTCTGAGGACTTGCCTTCAATGTTCAATGAATACGAGGTCCCTGAGCAAGCATTGTTTGTCCTTGATGGTCGTCaacaaattctattttatatttaattccaAACTTTCTTATCAGACTATTCTCGGTCTAAGTTAATATAAGTCTTTGAAATAAAcccattattttctttatacgaTTCAAAGTCTTATTTTTCTGATTTAACACGATTTCAAGGTCATTTTCTATCAAGCATGCGCATACTGAAAAGAGAATATTCAACTTATATGTGTTGAATCTCAACCAAATGAAAAATTCCGTTAAAGATAACGCATGCGTATGGCATTCTTCTTAAGGCTAGCTTAAAGATTTActtcaaaatgataaaattttgaattgagaATTTAGAATAAGTCGCTGTTATTTTTGAATGTGCTACCATTTTAGTGTTTTTTGACAAGAATGTCCTCTGTTTTGACATGTAGTAACTAAAAGCATTCCTACAAAACACTAAAATTGcggtacatttaaaaataatatcgaaaatgaaacagtattaaaaattatatacaaaatactcCCATCCTTATCTAAGTTTTTGGCGTCATAATAAGCAATGCTCAAGTGCTTTCTTGCTCATGAAACAAAACACAAACGTACAAAATGCACccataccattaaaaaaatatagaattccTCTATTAACATTTAGCACAATCAGCGTCAGTGAAGAACTTACTAGAggaattctgaaaaaaaaaaaaattcaatacataAACGTAATTTATGAAAACTTAAGCAACTTCCATTACgtgtatgtattataaattgtCTGAAACATGTATAAAACAATGATTGATTTATGACCAGCATTTCTTAACATGATCTGcgattattaaatttactgcccttcaatagaccttttcatcgatttacTTTCGATATACTgcacgaaacaaaaaaataatcgttttataaaataaaaaggtctattatttttgtttcgataATTTCGGGTAcgttataacattaaaaatttcgcACAAATCTTAAGTtaagaaatattgatttctAGTATTGGATTGAACGACTTTGattcaataattgatttaattctataaaatgCAGCAAATTCGTTAAATAATCGAttcatttttgtgaaaaatgaatCAACTCCAACATATTATTTCTCTAAACTGTTATATCCTGTCCACGCgagatcttccttattcctttatcaaattctatgTCTAAACatctcacggtctaaaaatgtaccattTAGGTTAAATGTACCGGTCTAAAAATTAACCATTCATTATGGTCCGGGAACGGACTACAAAATCACTTGACCCATTGATAACCGgctcaaactttgtaataaAGCGGCTATCAAAAACGTAAAAACAATGGGCTATGGCAACCCTACTAGACCGGGGGAGAAAGCGGGAAATTTGTAACTCCGTATTGAAATACCAACTTTACCCATAAGGTTACCTTTCTTAAAAGGTTGTTATACTTTATCCACAAGGTTGACCTGGCAACctattatttcttgaaaaggTAAATTGAAAGCTATAACTTCATGTGAAAATTACCCAGTAAAGTTGGTATCCCAATATGGCGTTACAAATTTCCTCCTTCCTCCTCCGACCTGGTAGAGTTGCTCATTATTTTTACAGGTTTGATTGCcactttattacaaaatttgagcAGGTTACCGATGAGTCAAGTAATTTTGCAGCCCGCTCCCGgaacattatgtaatttgtaaatcatatctgtaataaaattgcctatacataaaagaaggtaaatttttataccactcatatattatttttctagcctgtTTCTAGCCACGGCCAAAAAGATCTAGGACAAAAAGAATCACCAAAACggttcattttcattaatttaatcaattggTGAATCAAATTTGttcaatccaaaaaatttttaggattGGTGGTGTCTTATAAAACTAGATGTAAGCAACAGTGAATGATTTATGTGgtataaatagtaaatatttgccctctatcgataattttttttactttatcggTATTTCGATctgaaaactattgaaaataaaatcaaataatttgaaattacaaaaaaatatcactAGAGGTCATTTGAATGactgaaatttcaaatattataaacaaaaaacaagatGATTTAATTTGGTAATCGCTGTACACGAGCTTAACAGACTGAAGTTTCGCCCTTAGAAATAAGTGGAAACAAGAACTATGTATAATTCTTCAATATACAGAGTATTCCAAAAGAATGTATATGTTACAGTAAAAGTTCATTCTCCAGTAAGAGTTGACTCTACCTAGCTAAAGTCGACTGTTACTGATCTTTTCAGTAGAAGTTGATTGAAATCGAAGTGTTAAAATTTGATCAACATTTACTAGCCAGAGTTAACTTTAGCTAGATAAAGTATACTCTATCTGTCTTGAGATAGTAAAAgttgaacaatttttacaagGAAACGTTCTACCAGCtaataaaaagaacaaataaGATAGAGAAAACCTCAAGTGTACatggaaaagtttaaaaaaaaactaatgaaaataaCTTGAGCCTCTCGTTAATATAATTTGAAGTAAATGATTAGCGTAAAAATTTTCTGAGGATCAGTGAATGAATGTAATCACAGGGTGAACCAATAAGACGAAAAATCTGCAGACCCGTGCTAATTCAACCCCATTAAAGACATGGTCAACACGTGGATgagtgaatgaacgcaatcacacAGAAAAGCTATTAATTTTTCCTCAAAAACACGCAGggaaatggctttctgtgaaactttttctaactcaccctaaaatgttctttggatcattctgatcaaaagctgtCACGTccacaaaaatttgtaacaagtagttttcgagctacgggcgatcaaagtACGAATGtaatatagttttagtatatgactaggaaaacagctttctgtgaaacttttgaAGCTCCTTTTTTTAGCTTTATCAAATCATCTtgtcatgataaaaaaaaaaaaaaacaaattagcgcaaaacacaaaaaaaaagaaaaatgaatgataatttataaatatattaaaatgatttacagTAAAACCCATCTGTGATCTGAATCCTCCAAATTATGACAtcacacaaaatgttttttcttgtGCTGTTTGATCCCCAACACACccaaaaacacataaaaaacaaatgccatgtagaaaacacaatGCCCATTCGTATTACACCTAGGATCAGGGCGTAGTCTTTGATATTCATTTGTAAACGGCTGGAAAGGACCCCGGACACAATACATTGActtttattttctgataaaattttttgaaaaatatgggtTAAGATGGTTTTGATCATGTTGATCAAAAGTTCTTTTGAGctcaaccctcaaaaacccTTCCCTTCTGAACCCTTCATGTAACCATAACCTTTGAAGGGCCATAGCTCAGAATTGCCTTGatgttcgtactaccttaatgaacgcctaaaaatattaatgctacgaacaaaattttggtatatgtgttcatgatatcacctaattagtccatttccgattgtctgtccgtccgtctgtttgtctgtcgacacgataactcaatgacaataaaagatatcaagctgaaatttttacaattattccgtaggacccatcttgtaaaccgttaaagataaaactaaagtttaaatgtaataaatgtcccttataaaacaataaacaacttttgtttgaaacattttttcgaaaacatcatggtttacccgtgagggttccaattactttgtgtgtaagagggGCTgtctttattttcttatatgaagtaaatgtatacatggtatttcaacaattaactcagtcaattgtttgttttcatttgttatttcgtaatttttgttCGCCGGGATGTTTTCACCTGTCCCTTGTCTACAATACTCGACATTCGAGtacataaaatcaaaatgaCTTCTCTGAAGATTTATTTTGAACCGATTTTACTGTATTATTTGTGCAGGGTCATTTCTAGCCGTTCTAAAATGAATGTTAAATACTACATCTGGCACTAGGATCCATATATGGATAAAAAGGTAGACACAAAAAAGTAGAGACATTAAATGAAAGTGATTGATCTGATTCGATTGATTTGATCactatttgttaatttataccTACAAAATCTGTTTGACTGTAACTtacataattattgtattttaacaatCGTCGTAGTGGCTGACATAGAACAGTGTTTTTCAACTGACCTTTGCCGGTGCTCTTGTCCGATTCAGCTGAACTTCTACTACCGCGTCCAGATGAACCGTTACCATTGTTACCACTACCCCCACTACCGGCAATCTGTGTTGCTGTTGCAACTGTATCTGTTTCGGATACAGTTGATGCAGTTGGTGTACCAGATTTATTTCgctgaaattaaatatatatgtttgtattataatatgtctgtctgtctgtcagatAATTGGTTTGGAGCCAATTTGAATTCCACTTTGAATTCGATTTACATTTCTCAGGGTGGTGATCGAATTGATCAGTCGAAATTCCCTAACTTTTCCATGATTATAGCAAAAATTTCCTGACTATTTTTGAGGAAACGTTTACTAAGGTAAATCGAACCCAAAAACAGAGATTTTATAGgtaaaattaagagaaaaaactCTACAATTGGGAATAATTGCCAGGCCGCGAAATTTCAACCCACTAAAATCTCTATAAGTGAAAACCAGGAACCTCTATATGAGAAAGTCGTTAAAATCTTTGTAATACTAACAAGACAGATATGATCTGAGTACGATCGTAGACgttccgaaaatttttattgtatcaaaGGGCCTCTATGAGCAAAATTGTTGTGGTTATTACAACACACTGGCTAGACAGCAGACACGCTGAACACCTGGAgctgacagtgtatcacgattACTGCAGAGCTGCCACAGTGGAGAAGAGGAAGAAACGGTGTCTCATCTTCTCTTTCACTGTCCAACTCTTGCCTTCTTTCATAGCCTCttctgttcttaaacagctctaaatggttcatgaagtagtgACCAGCCCTTTTACGGTATCAGAGTGTATCCCACCCCAAGACTGTCATTTCACAATATAGGCAGcgcaatttttatcaaagcgATCAAAAACAACGACTGATATTACGATGTGAAAGTTATGAAAAAGACTCCTTCTTAGGCaatgtttaattttagttgAACTCGGAACAgccttttaaaatgaaattgaaaaaagtgtTACTCCTGATAAATgcagaaaaaattctaaataaaaataaaatgaaaagaaaccTCTTTTAGACTGCCTTCACTACTTGGAGAATCATCTCTACCCCGATGATATCCATATAAAGTAGGTTCTTGGGAAATTCCTCCACCACCTgaaattaaagaaacaaaagttgaaaaatgCAAATTCTTTCATTATCGCTATACAAGAATGGGCTCCAGTATAATAAAAGTGTTTGCGCACAACGTCCGGCtattaatttataactaatCGAAACTTTTTTGAGGACCACTCTATAGAATCCAAATAAACGATTGAATAACTTACCGTAATAACTAATTGGTTGATATTCAGCTAATGGATTATAACAACTGGCTGTATATCCTCCAATAGCGGCATGATGCGGTAACGGACCTACAGAATCGTTATCGCCATCTATAcctaaattaaaacattatttgtatattcaaattacaaacaaaactcGAGATTTTTATGTCAGGGATGAGATCCGTCCGTTTTGATCAATTATATGCTTAAggtatgtgatattcgcacgaCAGGTTGcgtataaaacttaatttacaaaaaaagggactgtaataaaacttggttttaatgagttagtttttataataatttaagtagccaattggagttttttttttgtagtaattttgtatttagacACTCCTTCCATGTTGATAAAATACATTCTctgtttaattgttttattggatgaattttattttaaggaatttattttttattaattgattaatataagagtaggttaattatctcgtaaaaaaaattttgtaaagaaaattttcttctttttttttctcagcttattcaggaagcgaAAGTTCTACAAACAATTATCCTGTATATCAATGAGATActgaacatcctgtatatcaaTGGGATACTGACAGACGAATAcactttatttttgttaatatcttTTTACTCGTGAAACATTTCCAAATTGGCTAACGTAATAAATTTATACCGTGACAATAAGCGAACAGTCAATCTAAGTCCATTAGATCTAGGTATCTTATCCCTGACTTTTAGAGAATCTCTGTATTATACGTACCGATACCGCCATCTAGTGTTAAACTAGACATGGCACTTGTACAACCCTGTAGCGTCTCTAAAGGCGCCAAAGTATAGTAGCATTGTTCACTAAATGACATTTTATTCACTGTATGACGTATTAGACCTGCGCGTAACATATGTGCAGCATATTTTCTCGCATCTCGCCGttcctgtaaaaaaaattacaaaattatttctcaaTCCAAGGGATATGAAAAACCCCAGATACattatttttggtttcggttaaaattttttgattatagaTTAAGGTAGTTTGGATCATGCTAATCAAAAGTTCTCATGAACTCAACCCTCAAAAACTGTTCCCTTTCGAAATGAAATCCTTACAGGGCTCGATATTGCTCGAATTTCCCTAGATGTTTTATTGGATAATACAATAAGAactatttttgcaattttttaactaatttgagCTACGAGTTATCAATAATTGAGTTCTTTACTTCTTGGAAAATGCAATTGCCTCGATTTCCCTTCTCTATATCCGCGCTTGAAAAAGGGTTTTGGATGATTTTcgtataatgaaaattatttacctgTAAACCTTGTACATTCGTAATTAACCAATCAACTAAATCAGCACCGATAAATGCTTGTGCAATTGTTATTTTAAGCCACATTCGATCACGTATCTCAAGACCACTGTTTGGTGCAGCCATTGCTCGGCCAACTGTTAACATATCCGATGATACACTTAATGGAACTACTCCACTGCCCATTGGTAACAATGCCGAATCCGGTTCTTCAATAATTGTTGAACTAAGACTTGTAGAACTATGTGGTCGCATACCTAAATGTGATGGTTGTGAGGATGCGTGTACGGTATGTGCAACCCATGCAGCTGGATCTATTGGTCGTACTGCTTCTTCGGATACTCGTGGTATTGTAAAATAAcctataacaaatttattagataattaAAACAACCGTTCAATtgtaacattaataatattattatgaaactaaatttttacatttatttcaaatttttgtgtacttcaTATAAGTAAAAATTGCTCATACATGATACTTTCAGTAACTTTTGTTACCTCAACACACAGAGtccgaaaaataattaggattCTGGATTCTGTGTCACTGTCAGATAGCTGATGCTATAAGAAGTAATTTAGGctacttttattttagaaagaGAATTATGGTTCCGTAGCAGTAAAGCCCACGTTCGGACAACGTCCGAAACTGTAGGATTGGTTTTAACGGCGCTATCATTGGCAGATAGCTGATGTTATAAGGAGTAACTTAGGctacttttattttagaaaaataatcgaAGTTCCGTAGCCGACAAGCCAACGTTCGGAAGGACGTCTGTCGAGTTCGCTAGTCcttcatatataattttgtagaaGGTTATTACAATTAACTTTGATTTCAAAGTCTTAGAagtcaaaactaaaaaatctaGGTAAGAATAATAAACTCATCCTCTTCTGGATGTCAAGGCATGAAGCAGACAGAAATAAAGCAGAAGCtgaattggtaaaaaaattaacaccgACTCCGTAAACGGGACCCTAGCCTTTTGCTTTTGGAGGATATCCGGAATGGTAGGATATCAACCAAAGAAAGTCTAACTAAACTAGGTCGTTTTGTTTACCGATTTCCTCACGAATtgagatttttttgatattttgtatacccatttttttcttaattaaaatttaaagaaatatccatcaaataatttaaaatagaagcTGCTCAGAGCTGTCCGATTTATCCGAGTATGaaagaaataatcaaaaaatttctttatttacggAACTTTGAAGAAATTATGTTGATATCGGCAGTCGAGAGAAACTAAACGATTACTAAAGTCTCTCGATTAAACCTGGTAAGGTGGCAGACAGCCTTACTCAGATTATCATATCGTATAAAGACGCCACGGATATCCGTgcctataatttatataactaatatacagggtggaccattttaatctatacacctacatatctcgttttgtagtaacccaaccaaaaaataatttaaacaaaagatgCACAAAAGTTACAGAGCttgatggaggacatcatgttctgacatcaaattggacctagttcttcgggtttctttaacatccaatttagatccttaacggtaagagataaaataacactttaaattagaaagttcatCCTATAGAATCTAAATAggttattaaagaaacccgaagaactaggtccaatctgatgtcagaacatgatgtcatTCACTTTTTTGCATCTTTtggttaagttattttttgattagttaactacaaaacgagtagatatttaggtgtatagattaaaatggcccaccttgTATAATATATCCGTGCCTATAATTTCAAATACGGATATCCGTGGATATACAGTTAGAGTCACGGATTAAGAATATCTCCTCAAGTTGTTTCACACTTTGATCCGCGGGTTGACTATTCTATTTATGAGTTCATCCTGTGGTCTACCTTGCGATCCTTAAAAAACACGAATATCCGTGGTGGTTGGTAATAGCAGCACTCAAACTGTAAACTAGCCCTGCAAAAGAATAATCTGAATACGATAAAAATACCTTTTGGTTGTGTATCCCAACATTTGGCAACGACTAGTTTAATTGGTTGAGCTGGCCTCTGTACCACATCCCTCAAGACTCGCACTGCTTCATCATTCgacatattctcaaaattgacATCATTTACTTGCAAAATCATATCACCAGGTTCAATACGCCCATCTAAAGCTACAGCACCACCTTTCATAATACTTCCA is drawn from Chrysoperla carnea chromosome X, inChrCarn1.1, whole genome shotgun sequence and contains these coding sequences:
- the LOC123302499 gene encoding segment polarity protein dishevelled homolog DVL-3 isoform X6, which codes for MTETKVIYHIDDEDTPYLVKINVSPEKVTLLDFKNVLNRPNYKFFFKSIDKDFGVVKEEICEDSAHLPCFNGRVVSWLVSAEGSNQSDGASQCTDNPTQPVIGSQTETESVASSRLTSRNRHKYNGLRHDTASVLSSELDTTSFLETESAITECSSMSRLHVSGRKRPQRRRKPRLQAMSRTSSYSSITDSTMSLNIITVTLNMDTVNFLGISIVGQSNRGGDGGIYVGSIMKGGAVALDGRIEPGDMILQVNDVNFENMSNDEAVRVLRDVVQRPAQPIKLVVAKCWDTQPKGYFTIPRVSEEAVRPIDPAAWVAHTVHASSQPSHLGMRPHSSTSLSSTIIEEPDSALLPMGSGVVPLSVSSDMLTVGRAMAAPNSGLEIRDRMWLKITIAQAFIGADLVDWLITNVQGLQERRDARKYAAHMLRAGLIRHTVNKMSFSEQCYYTLAPLETLQGCTSAMSSLTLDGGIGIDGDNDSVGPLPHHAAIGGYTASCYNPLAEYQPISYYGGGGISQEPTLYGYHRGRDDSPSSEGSLKERNKSGTPTASTVSETDTVATATQIAGSGGSGNNGNGSSGRGSRSSAESDKSTGKAQEKTFCVMS
- the LOC123302499 gene encoding segment polarity protein dishevelled homolog DVL-3 isoform X5; this translates as MTETKVIYHIDDEDTPYLVKINVSPEKVTLLDFKNVLNRPNYKFFFKSIDKDFGVVKEEICEDSAHLPCFNGRVVSWLVSAEGSNQSDGASQCTDNPTQPVIGSQTETESVASSRLTSRNRHKYNGLRHDTASVLSSELDTTSFLETESAITECSSMSRLHVSGRKRPQRRRKPRLQAMSRTSSYSSITDSTMSLNIITVTLNMDTVNFLGISIVGQSNRGGDGGIYVGSIMKGGAVALDGRIEPGDMILQVNDVNFENMSNDEAVRVLRDVVQRPAQPIKLVVAKCWDTQPKGYFTIPRVSEEAVRPIDPAAWVAHTVHASSQPSHLGMRPHSSTSLSSTIIEEPDSALLPMGSGVVPLSVSSDMLTVGRAMAAPNSGLEIRDRMWLKITIAQAFIGADLVDWLITNVQGLQERRDARKYAAHMLRAGLIRHTVNKMSFSEQCYYTLAPLETLQGCTSAMSSLTLDGGIGIDGDNDSVGPLPHHAAIGGYTASCYNPLAEYQPISYYGGGGISQEPTLYGYHRGRDDSPSSEGSLKERNKSGTPTASTVSETDTVATATQIAGSGGSGNNGNGSSGRGSRSSAESDKSTGKGQLKNTVLCQPLRRLLKYNNYF
- the LOC123302499 gene encoding segment polarity protein dishevelled homolog DVL-3 isoform X7; amino-acid sequence: MTETKVIYHIDDEDTPYLVKINVSPEKVTLLDFKNVLNRPNYKFFFKSIDKDFGVVKEEICEDSAHLPCFNGRVVSWLVSAEGSNQSDGASQCTDNPTQPVIGSQTETESVASSRLTSRNRHKYNGLRHDTASVLSSELDTTSFLETESAITECSSMSRLHVSGRKRPQRRRKPRLQAMSRTSSYSSITDSTMSLNIITVTLNMDTVNFLGISIVGQSNRGGDGGIYVGSIMKGGAVALDGRIEPGDMILQVNDVNFENMSNDEAVRVLRDVVQRPAQPIKLVVAKCWDTQPKGYFTIPRVSEEAVRPIDPAAWVAHTVHASSQPSHLGMRPHSSTSLSSTIIEEPDSALLPMGSGVVPLSVSSDMLTVGRAMAAPNSGLEIRDRMWLKITIAQAFIGADLVDWLITNVQGLQERRDARKYAAHMLRAGLIRHTVNKMSFSEQCYYTLAPLETLQGCTSAMSSLTLDGGIGIDGDNDSVGPLPHHAAIGGYTASCYNPLAEYQPISYYGGGGISQEPTLYGYHRGRDDSPSSEGSLKERNKSGTPTASTVSETDTVATATQIAGSGGSGNNGNGSSGRGSRSSAESDKSTGKVLSYL